DNA sequence from the Ruminococcus albus 7 = DSM 20455 genome:
GCAAATGGTTTTGTGAACAGCACTGACAATTTTCAGCAGGAAGAGGAATTCGACCCGCAGGAAAAAGTTGTACAGGTGCAGAATAAGAAGTATGAGACCGAAAAGAAAGTCGAAGAGAAATTTCAGGTCAATATATTTGATCTGCTCGGATTTATAGACGAAGACTGATCGGATTGGAGCATCGCAGCTTTATGCAGATACACGGCACTAAATTCACTTACACGATAGATACCAGCTATGAAGATCTGTACAGATACGGCGATGGTTTTATCGCACGCGGTACAGAGAGTATAGTATACAAAGGCATAAGAGCGGCGGAGGGTATCTCCAGCGAGAACATCCGCATGAGCTGTGTGCTCAAATTCAAGCGCAGAGGTATCAATGACAGGATACTAAGGCGTTTCAAAAGCAAGGATCTGAAGATATTCAATGATCTTCAGGGCTGCCGTTCGGTCGTAAGGATATACGATCTTATAGAGGATCTTGGTGATTTTTCTATCAGGTTTGAACACGTGGCTGAGGGTGAGGAAGAATTCTACATAGACCGTCACGGATTTTTCTGTGTGGTCGAGGAATTTATCGAGGGCAAAACTCTTGAAGAATTCTGTCTGGAATACGGTGAGTTCCCTCTGGTCATGAGAACAAAGACGGCTGTTACGGGGTATGATGATTACAGCGATGAAAACAAGGAACGTACAAGAAAGTATGTTACGGACAATGATTTCTGTCTGCGCTTTCAGAGTGTGATATACAACTTCGCTGTAAAGCTGTGTGATGTGCTGGATTATATGCACAGGAACAGGATACTCCACATGGATATAAAGCCCGATAATATCATGATAACAAATGCGGGCGATGAGGTAGTGCTTATTGACTTCGGCAGGGCGAGCTACATGGATTACGGCAAGGATTACGTAACGGTGCAGTTCGGCGGAGAAAGTGCCGAGGAGTACGGTACAGTGGGATATGCAGCGCCTGAGGCGTATAATCCCGTGATGGTCCCTCATGCACACTTTACCTCTGAAAATATGAACGGTGAGCTGGAGAATGGCTGTCGTCTGACAGTGGAGAGCGATATCTTTTCACTTGGCGCGACGCTGTGGGAATGCATGAATATATTTGTACTCTACATGAACAATACAGAGTACCGCAAGAAATTCTCAAACGGTTATCACTATCAGCGTTTTTTTGATACACCGGCGATGCTTAATGAGGATGCATACTGCAACCGTGATCTTTCGCTGGCTTCGGTGCATTTTTATGAAAAACTGGAGCAGATAATCAAAAAGGCGACAAGATCCAGGACCCATGATTATTATGACAAGGACAACAAGAATTATTATCACGACTACGCATCGCTGAGGGATGATATAATAGATGCAAAGGAACGTTCACCTGCGGTGCTGAGGACTGATGATATAAAGGTGCGTAATTCCTTTACTGTCAGTGCAGTCTTTATGGGGCTGCTGACGACACTTCTGTGTTTTCTCGGATTTTTGTATTTCTTCGGCGG
Encoded proteins:
- a CDS encoding serine/threonine protein kinase is translated as MQIHGTKFTYTIDTSYEDLYRYGDGFIARGTESIVYKGIRAAEGISSENIRMSCVLKFKRRGINDRILRRFKSKDLKIFNDLQGCRSVVRIYDLIEDLGDFSIRFEHVAEGEEEFYIDRHGFFCVVEEFIEGKTLEEFCLEYGEFPLVMRTKTAVTGYDDYSDENKERTRKYVTDNDFCLRFQSVIYNFAVKLCDVLDYMHRNRILHMDIKPDNIMITNAGDEVVLIDFGRASYMDYGKDYVTVQFGGESAEEYGTVGYAAPEAYNPVMVPHAHFTSENMNGELENGCRLTVESDIFSLGATLWECMNIFVLYMNNTEYRKKFSNGYHYQRFFDTPAMLNEDAYCNRDLSLASVHFYEKLEQIIKKATRSRTHDYYDKDNKNYYHDYASLRDDIIDAKERSPAVLRTDDIKVRNSFTVSAVFMGLLTTLLCFLGFLYFFGGYFAEKKIDTIMESYQVSKHDALRKAAKEQMKATDPEGRKGIYEKIYDFYYNENDGADTKGMSAEEAEDLAQLLDLIPDKRYSREKFDELLGNTDRQVLMVFSEYAAAADLDIKDDSECISYEILEKIYESRQPRYANDCYEVLVKYGDRNEYRNLLVYLAKQLNTDEKIDKIVEQQESDEPDAIVRRAVRDNLESFEE